In Campylobacter vicugnae, a genomic segment contains:
- a CDS encoding flagellar hook-basal body complex protein codes for MITAFYNGVNGVKTAEFGHNTIGNDISNINTVGYKSSTAEFKSLFYTTLASASKSPVNSQIGLGSTKMATALNFTQGSLQTTDKVFDMAIDGDGFFGLIGVDGEQYFTRNGDFTRDVNGDMVNRSGMYLLGTTANLTGTTLGKSALDKLGVRDGNVEAYTLDVGESIELNAVNAQTKINLPDVLYVPATPTTKVSYAGYLDSTITTEHQSVELNTQALEIEVDKDKGTISIAGNLHQTPEIHYPNSLSKDVIITITDQNGKSVEVKTQTLDGGAFVANFDNTTAMLNLDGELTYTASAVVPQQIANTQKFTTDIWAPNGDKNLLQLEFTKQVPQAENIAFDAVATVLSPTGEIISATQGVLSYNEKGALVSNTLGAISNGGVNLDLNLGTPYNANVANTGFDGLRPAQQNNPELRVSKDGKPEGLLHEYTMSDNGDILAVFDNGDMATVAKVALYHFQNNQGLSKASENTYQASANSGDPIFYTDANGDITYGAVIRNYTLEMSNVDLGVSLTDMIVMQKMFDASSKSITTADEMIKNAINMKR; via the coding sequence ATGATAACAGCATTTTATAATGGTGTAAACGGTGTAAAGACAGCTGAATTTGGCCATAACACAATTGGAAATGATATCTCAAATATCAATACTGTAGGTTATAAATCCTCAACTGCTGAGTTTAAAAGCCTATTTTATACCACATTAGCAAGTGCTTCAAAATCTCCTGTAAATTCACAAATAGGCTTAGGCTCAACTAAGATGGCTACGGCTTTAAATTTCACTCAAGGAAGTTTGCAAACGACTGATAAGGTCTTTGATATGGCTATTGATGGAGATGGATTTTTTGGCTTAATTGGAGTTGATGGTGAGCAGTATTTTACTAGAAATGGCGATTTTACTAGAGATGTAAATGGTGATATGGTAAATAGAAGCGGTATGTATCTATTAGGAACTACAGCAAATTTAACTGGCACAACACTTGGCAAGAGCGCATTAGATAAGTTAGGCGTAAGAGATGGCAATGTAGAAGCCTATACTTTAGATGTAGGAGAGAGTATAGAATTAAATGCTGTAAATGCCCAAACTAAGATAAATTTACCAGATGTATTATATGTCCCAGCTACCCCAACTACAAAAGTAAGCTATGCTGGATATCTAGACTCAACAATAACAACTGAACATCAAAGTGTAGAGCTAAATACTCAAGCATTAGAGATAGAAGTAGATAAGGATAAAGGTACGATATCAATTGCAGGTAACCTTCATCAAACTCCTGAAATTCACTATCCAAACTCGCTTAGTAAAGATGTTATAATCACTATAACTGACCAAAATGGTAAAAGCGTAGAGGTTAAAACTCAGACTTTAGATGGTGGGGCTTTTGTGGCGAATTTTGATAATACTACTGCTATGTTAAATTTAGATGGCGAATTAACTTATACTGCTAGTGCAGTTGTCCCTCAACAGATTGCTAATACTCAAAAATTTACTACCGATATTTGGGCGCCAAATGGGGATAAGAATTTACTACAACTTGAATTTACAAAGCAAGTTCCTCAAGCTGAAAATATAGCATTTGATGCAGTAGCAACAGTGCTAAGTCCTACTGGAGAGATTATTAGCGCTACTCAAGGCGTATTAAGTTATAATGAAAAAGGAGCGCTAGTTAGCAATACTTTAGGTGCTATTAGCAATGGTGGAGTAAATTTGGATTTAAATTTAGGCACCCCATATAATGCAAATGTAGCAAATACAGGCTTTGATGGACTTCGTCCAGCCCAGCAGAACAATCCAGAATTAAGAGTATCAAAAGATGGCAAACCTGAAGGCCTACTTCATGAATATACTATGAGCGATAATGGAGATATTTTGGCTGTCTTTGATAATGGAGATATGGCTACAGTGGCTAAGGTTGCTTTATATCACTTTCAAAACAATCAAGGCTTAAGCAAAGCTAGTGAAAACACATATCAAGCCAGTGCTAACTCAGGCGATCCGATATTTTATACCGATGCTAATGGCGATATAACTTATGGAGCTGTAATTAGAAATTATACTTTAGAGATGAGTAATGTCGATTTAGGCGTATCTTTAACTGATATGATCGTAATGCAAAAGATGTTTGATGCTAGCTCAAAATCCATCACAACTGCTGATGAGATGATAAAAAATGCTATAAATATGAAACGCTAA
- a CDS encoding NAD-dependent epimerase/dehydratase family protein, producing the protein MFLYDFLQDYYKKIYVDNIEIFKNKKILITGSNGLIGSNFVNYFYFLNINFNFNIKIIAHSFSKPVDWLPKDNNIMYLHSDLNKESFDFHFDYLIHAATYGQPKKVLDNKIGTVLLNTTTLIKLLKLAHKNSAKVLFLSSSSIYGETSVIPTPENYNGDLNTFNPSSLYAESKRMAETICKAYIDDYNMDIKIARIAIAYGPGVKLNDKRFLNEFIKKALDYQEIAMIDRGEAKRQFNFITDCIEMCLNILLHAKEYIYNVGGIFDENQNKIVSIANIIGDLLNAKVIVPEYENIQNLHAQSIVNLDIQKYINEFKKNSFVSLKDGIELNIKWIKMLKDNI; encoded by the coding sequence ATGTTTTTATATGATTTTTTACAAGATTACTACAAAAAAATCTATGTAGATAATATAGAGATTTTCAAAAATAAAAAGATATTAATTACTGGCTCTAATGGGCTTATAGGGTCAAATTTTGTTAATTATTTTTATTTTCTAAATATAAATTTTAATTTTAATATTAAAATTATTGCTCATTCATTTTCAAAGCCTGTTGATTGGCTGCCTAAAGATAATAATATAATGTATTTGCATTCTGATTTAAATAAAGAATCTTTTGATTTTCATTTCGATTATCTTATCCATGCTGCAACATATGGTCAGCCAAAAAAAGTTCTAGATAATAAAATAGGAACCGTATTGCTAAATACAACAACGCTTATAAAGCTTTTGAAGTTAGCACATAAAAATTCGGCTAAAGTACTATTTTTAAGTTCTAGTAGTATTTATGGGGAAACTAGTGTAATTCCAACTCCTGAAAATTATAATGGAGATTTAAATACATTCAATCCAAGTTCGCTATATGCAGAATCCAAAAGAATGGCTGAGACAATCTGTAAGGCTTATATAGATGATTATAATATGGATATAAAAATTGCCAGAATTGCTATAGCTTATGGTCCTGGAGTTAAACTTAATGATAAAAGATTTTTGAATGAATTTATTAAAAAAGCTTTAGATTATCAAGAAATTGCAATGATAGATAGAGGTGAGGCTAAAAGGCAGTTTAATTTTATTACCGATTGCATTGAGATGTGTTTAAATATATTACTTCATGCAAAGGAATATATTTATAATGTAGGCGGAATATTTGATGAGAATCAAAATAAAATTGTTAGTATAGCAAATATTATAGGAGATTTACTAAATGCCAAAGTCATTGTGCCTGAATATGAAAATATACAAAACTTACATGCTCAAAGCATAGTTAATTTAGATATTCAAAAATATATTAATGAATTTAAAAAGAATTCTTTTGTATCTCTTAAAGATGGTATAGAGTTAAATATAAAATGGATAAAAATGTTAAAGGATAATATATGA
- a CDS encoding NAD-dependent epimerase/dehydratase family protein, which translates to MDKNSKIYIAGHRGLVGSAIVEELQKQGYTNLIYKTHNELDLINQKAVNEFFEQEKPDYVFYSAAFVGGFIKQKKYPAEFLYNNITMQNNVIWAAANNGVKKLIYLASACVFPKDAPLPLEERYMLEGAFQPNNESYAIGKVAGIKLCEYLNLEKGMNFLCVAPTSIYGENDNFDIEDSHVQAGIFRKIYLAKMRNENNINALCKDLNLNQKEALEFCDKHGIFDNHIKMIGTGAAAREFANSRDLAGFCIYLAQNIDFKDLCEYDEKDNLISSFVNFTDGEPVSIKELSFLIAKLMDYKGELIFEKELSRNDGTLRKTMSRKKFNKLGYQNKISLEKGLQTMINSYSMGGVESKYLQLKFAFLYNIILKYNLLTLLLFYKTYKSLEGEK; encoded by the coding sequence ATGGATAAAAATTCTAAAATTTATATCGCCGGGCATAGAGGCTTAGTAGGTAGTGCAATTGTAGAGGAATTGCAAAAGCAAGGATATACAAATTTAATATATAAAACCCATAATGAACTGGATTTGATTAATCAAAAAGCTGTAAATGAATTTTTTGAACAAGAAAAACCTGATTATGTATTTTATAGTGCTGCTTTTGTAGGGGGATTTATTAAACAAAAAAAATATCCCGCTGAGTTTTTATACAATAATATCACAATGCAAAATAATGTAATTTGGGCTGCTGCAAATAATGGAGTTAAAAAATTAATTTATTTAGCTTCTGCATGTGTTTTTCCTAAGGATGCGCCATTGCCATTAGAAGAAAGATATATGCTCGAAGGTGCTTTTCAACCTAATAATGAAAGCTATGCTATAGGCAAAGTAGCAGGAATTAAACTATGTGAATATTTAAATCTAGAAAAAGGGATGAACTTTTTATGTGTAGCACCAACTAGTATTTATGGTGAAAATGATAATTTTGATATCGAAGATTCTCACGTCCAAGCTGGCATATTTAGAAAAATTTATTTAGCAAAAATGCGTAATGAAAATAATATAAACGCTCTTTGTAAAGATTTAAATTTAAACCAAAAAGAGGCCTTAGAATTTTGCGATAAGCACGGTATATTTGACAATCATATCAAGATGATTGGTACTGGTGCTGCAGCTAGAGAATTTGCCAATTCTAGAGATTTAGCTGGATTTTGTATATATTTAGCACAAAATATAGACTTCAAAGATCTTTGCGAATATGATGAAAAAGATAATCTTATAAGTTCATTTGTAAATTTTACAGATGGAGAGCCAGTAAGTATAAAAGAGCTATCGTTTTTAATTGCTAAGTTGATGGATTATAAAGGTGAGTTAATTTTTGAAAAAGAACTAAGTCGCAATGATGGAACATTGAGAAAAACAATGAGTAGGAAAAAATTTAATAAACTCGGATACCAAAATAAAATTTCGCTAGAGAAAGGATTGCAGACAATGATTAATTCGTACAGTATGGGGGGGGTAGAGAGTAAATATCTTCAATTAAAATTTGCTTTTTTATATAATATAATCTTAAAATATAACTTACTGACTTTACTTCTCTTCTATAAAACCTATAAATCTTTAGAAGGAGAGAAGTGA
- a CDS encoding GDP-L-fucose synthase family protein, protein MDKNSKIYIAGHRGTAGTALVDNLRARGFNNLILRTRQELDLTNQEAVADLFKNEKPEYVFLCAVLPCGAANVAQRADFIYVNLMMQNNIIHQSYLHGVKKLICYGSGYMYPYSAQNPLKEEYMMQSNLEYNAYTMGIAKIAGAAMCEAYNIQYGTNYLCLALNNLYGTRANFDFGKSRVLPALIRKFHLAKMLEDDNFEGVLADLNMNEKEATEILNNYGIAKDSVEIWGTGKVKREFIHSDDLADASIFTMENINFSDLAKGKYPQNTHINIGSGVAYSIAEVVDMIKGIVGFNGQLYFNTSRPDSTMDRLMDVSKINSLGWKHKIELEEGIKMMYQWYKNSIRGGVESKFINLTYTTSFDTINNLNFIADSKRICNG, encoded by the coding sequence ATGGATAAAAATTCTAAAATTTATATCGCCGGGCATAGAGGAACGGCTGGTACGGCTCTTGTAGATAATTTAAGAGCTAGAGGTTTTAATAATTTAATACTTAGAACTCGTCAAGAGCTTGATTTAACCAATCAAGAGGCAGTTGCAGATTTGTTTAAAAATGAAAAACCTGAATATGTGTTTTTATGTGCCGTATTACCATGCGGTGCTGCAAATGTTGCTCAAAGAGCTGATTTTATCTATGTAAATTTAATGATGCAAAATAATATCATTCATCAATCTTATTTACATGGAGTCAAAAAGCTTATATGCTATGGTTCGGGATATATGTATCCATATTCTGCTCAAAATCCTTTAAAAGAAGAATATATGATGCAAAGCAATCTTGAATATAATGCATACACAATGGGAATAGCCAAAATAGCAGGGGCAGCAATGTGTGAAGCGTATAATATTCAATATGGAACTAATTATTTATGCTTAGCACTTAATAATCTTTATGGAACTAGGGCGAATTTTGACTTTGGTAAAAGTAGAGTTTTACCTGCATTAATTCGTAAATTTCATCTTGCTAAGATGTTAGAAGATGATAATTTTGAAGGTGTTTTGGCAGATTTAAATATGAATGAAAAAGAAGCAACTGAAATTCTAAATAATTATGGAATCGCCAAAGATAGTGTAGAAATTTGGGGGACCGGTAAGGTTAAAAGAGAATTTATCCATAGTGATGACTTAGCCGATGCTAGTATTTTTACTATGGAAAATATTAATTTTAGCGATTTAGCTAAGGGCAAATATCCTCAAAATACTCATATTAATATTGGCTCTGGAGTTGCTTATAGTATTGCAGAAGTAGTTGATATGATTAAAGGCATTGTTGGATTTAATGGTCAGTTATATTTTAATACATCTAGACCAGATTCAACAATGGATAGATTGATGGACGTTTCTAAGATAAATTCACTAGGATGGAAACATAAAATTGAGTTAGAAGAAGGCATTAAAATGATGTATCAATGGTATAAAAATAGCATTAGGGGGGGGGTAGAGTCTAAATTTATAAATTTAACTTATACAACTTCATTTGATACAATAAATAACTTAAATTTCATTGCAGATTCTAAAAGGATTTGCAATGGATAA
- a CDS encoding dTDP-4-dehydrorhamnose 3,5-epimerase family protein, whose product MAIEFDIQESKKLKGVYIITPSKFQDLRGEIWSAYSSDALLKLLPNGLNFVLDKFTLSKPNVLRGIHGDHKSWKLVTCVTGEIHQVVVDCRKDSPTYLQYEKFIINSDNQKLILIPPRFGNAQYVSSDCDSMYYYKWAYEGEYVDAKDQFTFAWNDPRIAIDWPTDKPILSNRDIEAMTQDHTKGF is encoded by the coding sequence ATGGCGATAGAATTTGATATCCAAGAATCTAAAAAATTAAAAGGCGTATATATAATAACTCCTAGCAAGTTTCAAGATTTAAGAGGTGAGATTTGGTCAGCGTATTCAAGCGACGCTCTATTGAAACTTTTGCCAAATGGCTTAAATTTTGTGCTTGATAAATTCACTCTTTCAAAACCAAATGTATTAAGAGGAATCCATGGCGATCATAAATCATGGAAGCTAGTAACTTGTGTAACTGGAGAGATACATCAAGTTGTCGTAGATTGCCGCAAAGACTCTCCAACATATTTGCAATATGAAAAATTTATTATTAATTCAGATAATCAAAAATTAATTTTAATTCCTCCGCGTTTTGGTAATGCTCAATATGTTAGTTCAGATTGCGATTCAATGTATTATTATAAATGGGCATACGAAGGCGAATATGTAGATGCTAAGGATCAATTTACATTTGCTTGGAATGATCCTAGAATAGCTATTGATTGGCCAACGGATAAGCCAATTTTATCTAATAGAGATATAGAAGCAATGACTCAAGATCATACAAAAGGATTTTAA
- a CDS encoding transketolase, translating to MNLKEKSKEVRIETLKLHQRAKEIRIASSLSPIEIFVSLFYGGIFSFYPKDPLNDKRDRLIISKGHGSICLYPILADCGYFSKNELLNISKPGSFLGSIPDPVIPGYETINGSLGHGLGVGSGMAYALKISDKCQKVIVVVGNGELQEGSNWEAIMFAANHNLDNLILIMDSNKKQMLDFSINILDIEPFKNKFEAFGWECIEISDGHNCDLIIDGLQEAFSNKNNKPKVIIVNTIKGKGVPSLEQSPLAHVLSLSDLEIDEAIKGIENE from the coding sequence ATGAATTTAAAAGAAAAATCTAAAGAAGTTAGAATTGAAACTTTAAAACTTCACCAAAGAGCTAAAGAGATTAGAATCGCATCTTCTTTATCTCCTATTGAAATTTTTGTTAGTTTATTTTATGGTGGAATATTTTCATTTTATCCTAAAGATCCATTGAATGATAAAAGAGATAGATTGATTATATCAAAAGGCCACGGTTCTATTTGTTTGTATCCAATTTTAGCTGATTGTGGGTATTTTTCTAAGAACGAGTTATTAAATATTTCAAAACCAGGTAGCTTTTTAGGTAGTATTCCAGACCCTGTAATTCCCGGGTATGAAACTATAAATGGTTCTTTAGGGCACGGTCTTGGCGTAGGGAGTGGAATGGCATATGCACTAAAAATTTCAGATAAATGTCAAAAAGTGATAGTTGTAGTAGGAAATGGAGAATTGCAAGAAGGTTCTAACTGGGAAGCAATTATGTTTGCAGCTAATCATAATCTAGATAACTTAATTTTAATAATGGATTCAAATAAAAAGCAAATGCTAGATTTTAGTATCAATATATTAGATATTGAGCCTTTTAAAAATAAATTTGAAGCTTTTGGATGGGAATGTATAGAAATTAGCGATGGTCATAATTGCGATTTAATAATTGATGGTTTGCAAGAGGCATTTAGCAATAAAAATAATAAACCAAAAGTTATTATAGTAAATACCATTAAGGGTAAAGGTGTGCCAAGTTTAGAACAAAGTCCATTAGCACATGTGTTATCACTAAGTGATTTAGAAATAGATGAAGCAATAAAAGGAATAGAAAATGAATAA
- a CDS encoding NAD-dependent epimerase/dehydratase family protein: MDKNSKIYIAGHKGTLGIALLDELKSDGFVNIITKTKEELNLINQQAVNDFFEQEKPEYVFLCAAKLDTLGLFTPAEVIYENIMLQSNILQAAYENNVKKLIYYGSAWAYPQSAINPIKEESLLESKLDDKATAYGLSKIIGTKMCEAYNLQYKTDFIVLYLANLYGQTAEFDLQKAKVLPALLRKFHIAKLLNEERYDLVLKDLKMNSLEEALEYLTKFGVSKNSVEIWGSGRVIREFIHAKDLAKASIFIAQNISFKNLKNYNEPHLNVGSGEFLSIKELAYLVKDIVGFKGDVIFNTDKPDSTMNRMLDSSRLRSLGWKHKINLKEGIEMMYQWYKNSIRGGVESKFTLRLKSTNATLQREVA; this comes from the coding sequence ATGGATAAAAATTCTAAAATTTATATCGCCGGACATAAAGGAACTTTAGGTATCGCTCTTTTAGATGAGTTAAAAAGCGATGGATTTGTAAATATCATTACAAAAACCAAAGAAGAGCTAAATTTAATTAACCAACAAGCTGTAAATGATTTTTTTGAACAAGAAAAACCTGAATATGTGTTTTTATGTGCTGCTAAATTAGATACATTAGGTCTTTTTACTCCTGCTGAAGTAATATATGAAAATATTATGCTTCAATCAAATATACTTCAAGCTGCTTATGAAAATAATGTTAAAAAATTAATCTATTATGGATCAGCTTGGGCATATCCACAAAGTGCTATAAATCCTATTAAAGAAGAAAGTTTATTAGAGTCTAAATTAGATGATAAAGCAACTGCTTATGGGTTATCTAAAATTATTGGTACTAAAATGTGTGAGGCATATAATTTACAATATAAAACTGATTTTATTGTTTTATATCTTGCAAATTTATATGGCCAAACTGCAGAATTTGATCTACAAAAAGCAAAAGTTCTTCCAGCATTACTACGCAAATTTCATATCGCTAAACTTTTAAATGAAGAAAGATATGATCTTGTATTAAAAGATTTAAAAATGAATTCATTAGAAGAGGCTTTGGAGTATTTAACCAAATTTGGAGTTAGTAAAAATAGTGTTGAAATATGGGGGAGCGGTAGAGTAATAAGAGAGTTTATACATGCTAAAGACTTAGCAAAAGCTTCTATTTTTATAGCTCAAAATATTAGTTTCAAAAATTTGAAAAATTATAATGAACCTCATTTGAATGTAGGAAGTGGCGAATTTTTAAGTATTAAAGAATTGGCTTATTTAGTTAAAGACATAGTTGGTTTTAAGGGCGATGTTATTTTTAATACAGATAAACCAGATAGTACTATGAATAGAATGCTCGATAGCTCAAGATTAAGATCTCTTGGCTGGAAACATAAAATAAATTTAAAAGAAGGAATAGAAATGATGTATCAATGGTATAAAAATAGCATTAGGGGGGGGGTAGAGTCTAAATTTACTTTACGCTTAAAATCTACCAACGCAACCTTGCAAAGAGAGGTTGCGTAA
- a CDS encoding GDP-L-fucose synthase family protein, whose product MDKNSKIYIAGHRGLVGSAILQKFKDEGYLNLIYKTHDELDLTDQMAVKEFFEQEKPDFVILSAAKAGGILANNTYRADFIYQNLMIECNVIHQAYLSGVKKLLFIASTTVYPMNATLPTSENNMLTGDLSYANKPYAISKIAGSLMCESYNLQYGTNFITITPTNLYGNNDKFDLEKSHVVPGILRKMHLAKLLNEKRYNELLADLNLETLDEALEYLAKFGVNANSVEIWGDGTPTREFLYSSDLADAVMFIMQNIEFKNLHNNQKEIQNTHLNIGPNENITIKELAMLIRDVVGFKGELVFNANLPNGAMNKLTDCSKIHSLGWKHKINLKEGIEMMYQWYKNSIRGGVESKFINLTYTTSFDTINNLNFIADSKRICNG is encoded by the coding sequence ATGGATAAAAATTCTAAAATTTATATTGCTGGACATAGGGGTTTAGTAGGTAGTGCAATTTTACAAAAATTTAAAGATGAGGGTTATTTAAATTTAATCTACAAAACGCATGATGAATTAGACTTAACAGATCAAATGGCTGTTAAAGAATTTTTTGAACAAGAAAAACCTGATTTTGTGATTCTCTCAGCAGCAAAGGCTGGCGGAATTTTGGCAAATAATACTTATAGAGCAGATTTTATTTATCAAAATTTAATGATAGAGTGCAATGTGATACATCAAGCATACTTAAGCGGAGTTAAAAAATTGCTTTTTATCGCTTCGACAACTGTATATCCGATGAATGCAACATTGCCAACATCTGAGAATAATATGCTAACTGGCGATTTAAGTTATGCTAATAAACCATATGCTATATCAAAGATAGCTGGTTCTTTAATGTGCGAGTCTTATAATCTACAATATGGTACAAATTTTATCACAATAACTCCAACTAATTTATATGGAAATAATGATAAATTCGACTTAGAAAAATCTCATGTAGTTCCTGGAATTTTGCGTAAAATGCACTTAGCAAAGCTACTAAATGAGAAAAGATATAATGAGCTTTTGGCTGATTTAAATTTAGAAACTTTAGATGAGGCTTTGGAGTATTTGGCTAAATTTGGAGTTAATGCAAATAGTGTAGAGATTTGGGGTGATGGCACGCCTACAAGAGAGTTTTTGTATAGTAGCGATTTGGCCGATGCGGTAATGTTTATTATGCAAAATATTGAATTTAAAAATCTACATAATAATCAAAAAGAGATTCAAAACACTCATTTAAATATCGGTCCAAATGAGAATATAACTATTAAAGAGTTAGCTATGCTTATTCGCGATGTTGTAGGTTTTAAAGGTGAGCTTGTCTTTAATGCAAATTTACCAAATGGTGCTATGAATAAGCTAACTGATTGTTCTAAAATTCATAGTCTTGGCTGGAAACATAAAATAAATTTAAAAGAAGGAATAGAAATGATGTATCAATGGTATAAAAATAGTATTAGGGGGGGGGTAGAGTCTAAATTTATAAATTTAACTTATACAACTTCATTTGATACAATAAATAACTTAAATTTCATTGCAGATTCTAAAAGGATTTGCAATGGATAA
- a CDS encoding DegT/DnrJ/EryC1/StrS family aminotransferase encodes MQGYSLASSTWDEKELNAINEVIKSDIFTMGKKVAQFEQDFAKFVGSKYAVMTSSGSTANLIATAALFYTKNNKLQRGDEVIVPAVSWSTTYYPLHQYGLKLKFVDIDLHTLNYDLEALKDAISDKTKMIMCVNLLGNPNDFDAIKAIIGDRNIILLEDNCESMGAEYNGKQAGTFGIMGTFSTFYSHHMATMEGGFVVTDNEELYHILLCLRAHGWTRNLPKDNLIAPKSDDWFSESFRFVLPGYNVRPVEMSGAIGIEQLKKLPNFLKHRRENAKLFSKYFANHPDFIMQKEIGSSSWFGFSLIIRPESKLKRADIIKFLEANNIEYRPIATGDFTQNEVIKYFDYEIHGELKNAKYLQENGFFVGNHQVDISQQIELFNKVVGGVL; translated from the coding sequence ATGCAAGGTTATTCTTTAGCTTCATCTACTTGGGATGAAAAAGAGTTAAATGCCATAAATGAAGTTATCAAAAGCGATATCTTTACTATGGGAAAAAAAGTCGCACAATTTGAGCAAGATTTTGCTAAATTTGTCGGTTCAAAATATGCTGTGATGACAAGTTCTGGTTCTACAGCCAATCTAATTGCAACTGCAGCACTATTTTATACTAAAAATAATAAATTACAAAGAGGCGATGAAGTCATAGTTCCAGCAGTTTCTTGGAGTACTACATATTATCCATTACATCAATATGGATTAAAGCTTAAATTTGTAGATATAGATTTACACACGCTAAATTATGATTTAGAAGCTTTAAAAGATGCAATTAGTGATAAAACTAAAATGATAATGTGTGTAAATTTGCTTGGAAATCCAAATGATTTTGATGCGATTAAAGCAATTATCGGAGATAGAAATATTATTTTATTAGAGGATAATTGCGAATCTATGGGCGCAGAATATAATGGCAAACAAGCTGGCACTTTTGGCATTATGGGAACATTTTCTACATTTTATTCTCATCATATGGCGACAATGGAGGGCGGATTTGTTGTAACAGATAATGAAGAGCTTTATCATATATTATTATGTCTTAGAGCGCATGGATGGACTAGAAATTTACCAAAAGATAATCTAATAGCACCAAAAAGCGATGATTGGTTTAGTGAGTCATTCCGCTTTGTGTTGCCTGGATATAATGTCCGACCAGTTGAGATGAGTGGAGCAATTGGTATAGAACAGCTTAAAAAGCTTCCAAATTTCTTAAAACATAGAAGAGAAAATGCAAAACTATTTAGTAAATATTTTGCAAATCATCCAGATTTTATTATGCAAAAAGAGATCGGTTCTAGTTCTTGGTTTGGATTTTCACTAATTATTCGCCCTGAATCTAAATTAAAAAGAGCTGATATTATCAAATTTTTAGAGGCTAATAATATAGAATATCGCCCAATTGCTACTGGTGATTTTACACAAAATGAGGTTATAAAATATTTTGATTATGAGATTCATGGTGAGCTAAAAAATGCCAAATATCTACAAGAAAATGGATTTTTTGTAGGTAATCATCAAGTAGATATAAGCCAACAAATAGAATTATTCAATAAAGTTGTGGGGGGGGTTCTGTAG
- a CDS encoding dTDP-4-dehydrorhamnose 3,5-epimerase family protein has protein sequence MAIEFDIQESKKLKGVYIITPNKFKDLRGEIWSAFTSQTIDKLLPNNLRFIHDKFIHSRHNVIRGIHGDKNTYKFATCVYGQIHQVVVDCREDSPTYLQYEKFIIDANNQQMILVPAGFGNAHYVSSQSAVYYYKCAYIGKYTDADEQFTYAWNDPRIAIDWPTTNPILSERDILAMQK, from the coding sequence ATGGCGATAGAATTTGATATCCAAGAATCTAAAAAATTAAAAGGTGTATATATAATTACTCCAAATAAGTTCAAAGACCTACGTGGTGAAATTTGGTCTGCATTTACTAGCCAGACTATTGATAAACTTCTTCCAAATAACCTTAGATTTATACATGATAAATTTATTCATTCTAGACATAATGTAATTAGAGGCATACATGGCGATAAAAATACTTATAAATTTGCTACATGTGTATATGGGCAGATTCATCAAGTTGTAGTAGATTGCCGTGAAGACTCTCCTACATATTTACAATATGAAAAGTTCATAATAGATGCCAATAACCAGCAGATGATTTTGGTACCTGCTGGATTTGGCAATGCACATTATGTAAGCTCTCAAAGTGCTGTATATTATTACAAATGTGCTTATATCGGTAAATATACCGATGCAGATGAGCAATTTACTTATGCTTGGAATGATCCTAGAATAGCTATTGATTGGCCTACTACTAATCCAATATTATCAGAGCGCGATATATTAGCAATGCAAAAATAA